A stretch of Tigriopus californicus strain San Diego chromosome 11, Tcal_SD_v2.1, whole genome shotgun sequence DNA encodes these proteins:
- the LOC131890015 gene encoding uncharacterized protein LOC131890015 isoform X1, which translates to MSKIIQKSLQSVMKDDVLNRPNYDGFVVIGAGLPRTGTTSIRSALATLLNGSCYHMMCVAEGTRVEEDFWLKALNREIKSDEEWRKFFEGRGYRAGVDFPVSFFYRDMLRAFPKAKVILTVRNPETWYKSVRETIYEGNKKTKDFAVRLFMQIAGKTNLVEVIDRTAWEPAEGATKGVLVAIDEGLESSIDFFQQWNNSVRKTVPKERLLEFDPKQGWSPLCEFLGVPVPDIPFPRLNDTKDMNRKLAGLSALAYSVVYGLPILLLMVLLYFFYF; encoded by the exons CAGAAAAGTCTTCAAAGTGTGATGAAGGACGATGTGTTAAATCGTCCAAACTATGATGGCTTTGTGGTTATTGGAGCTGGATTGCCTAGAACTGGCACCACCTCGATAAGGAGTGCCTTGGCCACATTACTCAACGGGTCTTGCTATCACATGATGTGTGTGGCTGAAGGAACTCGCGTGGAAGAAGACTTCTGGTTAAAGGCTCTGAATCGTGAGATCAAAAGTGACGAGGAGTGGCGAAAGTTCTTTGAAGGCCGCGGATATCGAGCTGGGGTGGATTTTCCTGTATCCTTCTTCTACCG TGATATGCTAAGAGCATTTCCCAAAGCGAAAGTAATCTTAACAGTGAGGAATCCGGAAACGTGGTACAAATCGGTTCGAGAGACCATTTATGAAGGCaacaaaaagaccaaagaTTTTGCCGTAAGACTATTTATGCAAATAGCTGGTAAAACTAATTTGGTTGAAGTCATAGACAGAACTGCTTGGGAACCAGCTGAAGGAGCGACTAAAG GAGTATTAGTGGCCATTGACGAAGGCTTGGAATCATCAATAGACTTTTTTCAGCAATGGAACAATTCCGTGAGAAAAACTGTCCCTAAAGAGCGTCTATTGGAATTTGATCCCAAACAAGGGTGGTCTCCACTATGTGAATTCTTGGGCGTGCCCGTTCCTGATATCCCATTTCCAAGGCTGAATGACACCAAAGACATGAATCGTAAACTGGCTGGATTGAGCGCTTTAGCATATTCAGTGGTTTATGGCTTACCTATTTTGCTTCTTATGGTATTGCTCtacttcttttatttttga